The Eremothecium gossypii ATCC 10895 chromosome IV, complete sequence genome contains a region encoding:
- the HOS1 gene encoding histone deacetylase (Syntenic homolog of Saccharomyces cerevisiae YPR068C (HOS1)) gives MKLIISSSCYQAQICDLLPCNDNCKSQLIHGMLGAYGLLQHFDKVITAPYATKHTLNKFHSMQYLSFALDPRFNRSTEDCEDWAQVGQVARRYREAHGSSPRELWHNTKAELYSKFVSRTGYQIADEGSDNDERAAMASAALAKYGLHDDCPVMDYLPMYIHTVAGATLALAKELSRHRGSALAVNWDGGRHHALKARASGFCYVNDIALLIQTLRRQGFLRVSYVDFDLHHGDGVENAFRYSKNVQTCSLHLFEPGFFPGTGACKNCTDNSVLNVPLLHGVDDSTLDHVVDHIVTPAVQRHDPEVLIIQCGGDGLSGDKYGEWQLSIHGLTRNILKLVQAHKFKKIALLGGGGYNGRLQSRFYAYLTSMLLAQCKGIPTEIGDDEDELIRDHELIEMYEQEDYKFWYYEYEGLNRKNLINDNTEEYMQKLLASFS, from the coding sequence ATGAAATTGATCATTAGCAGCTCGTGCTACCAGGCGCAGATCTGCGATCTCCTGCCCTGCAATGATAATTGCAAATCGCAGTTGATACATGGCATGCTCGGTGCTTATGGGTTGCTACAGCATTTCGACAAGGTCATTACGGCGCCCTACGCGACAAAGCACACATTGAACAAGTTTCACTCGATGCAGTATCTGTCGTTTGCACTCGACCCGCGTTTCAACCGGAGCACTGAGGACTGCGAAGATTGGGCGCAGGTTGGGCAGGTTGCGAGGCGCTACCGCGAAGCGCACGGCAGCAGCCCGCGGGAGCTCTGGCACAACACAAAAGCCGAGCTCTATAGCAAATTCGTGTCGCGAACCGGGTACCAAATCGCCGACGAGGGCAGCGATAATGACGAGCGGGCGGCGATGGCGTCCGCGGCGCTGGCCAAATACGGGCTGCATGACGACTGTCCCGTGATGGACTACCTACCGATGTATATCCACACGGTCGCGGGAGCCACGCTTGCACTGGCTAAAGAGCTGAGTCGTCACCGCGGCAGCGCTCTGGCAGTCAATTGGGACGGCGGCAGGCACCACGCGCTGAAAGCGCGGGCGTCTGGCTTCTGCTACGTGAACGACATCGCCCTGCTGATACAGACTTTACGGCGCCAGGGCTTTCTGAGGGTCTCTTACGTCGACTTTGATCTGCATCATGGTGACGGGGTGGAAAATGCCTTTCGATACTCCAAGAATGTGCAGACGTGCTCGCTCCACCTCTTCGAGCCGGGCTTCTTCCCGGGTACTGGTGCATGTAAGAATTGCACGGACAACAGTGTTCTAAATGTCCCGTTGTTGCACGGCGTGGACGACAGCACACTGGACCATGTGGTCGACCATATAGTCACCCCGGCTGTCCAGCGCCATGATCCGGAAGTGCTGATCATACAATGTGGCGGCGATGGACTTTCCGGGGATAAGTATGGAGAATGGCAACTGTCGATCCATGGGCTCACTAGGAACATTTTGAAACTGGTGCAGGCACACAAATTCAAGAAAATAGCCCTACTAGGTGGTGGGGGCTACAACGGTAGATTGCAGAGCAGATTCTACGCTTACTTGACAAGTATGCTGCTCGCGCAATGCAAGGGCATTCCGACCGAGATCGGCGATGACGAGGATGAGCTGATCAGAGATCACGAGCTCATTGAAATGTATGAGCAGGAAGACTACAAATTCTGGTATTACGAATATGAAGGGCTGAATCGAAAGAATCTAATTAATGACAATACTGAGGAATACATGCAGAAGCTGCTTGCCTCGTTTAGCTAA
- the SPE3 gene encoding spermidine synthase (Syntenic homolog of Saccharomyces cerevisiae YPR069C (SPE3)) yields the protein MSDEITHPTIKDGWFREISDTMWPGQAMTLRVEKVLHHEKSKYQDVLVFKSTNHGNVLVLDNVVQCSERDEFAYQEMITHLAMNLHANPKKVLVIGGGDGGVLREVLKHESVEEAWLCDIDEAVIRVSKQYLPEMSRSYEHPKVKTHIGDGFQFLRDYPNTFDVIITDSSDPEGPAEALFEQPYFSLLNQALTENGVITTQAESLFIHMEIIKQLKGTCSQLFPNVGYAYASVPTYPSGQIGFMVCSKNADIELSKPLRTISDEQERELYKYYSKKMHEACFVLPTFAAKELN from the coding sequence ATGTCGGACGAAATTACCCACCCCACGATCAAAGACGGATGGTTCAGAGAGATCTCGGACACCATGTGGCCCGGGCAGGCGATGACCCTACGGGTTGAGAAGGTCCTACACCACGAGAAGTCGAAGTACCAAGACGTGCTGGTTTTCAAGTCGACCAACCACGGCAACGTGCTGGTGCTTGACAACGTAGTGCAATGCAGCGAGCGCGACGAGTTTGCGTACCAGGAGATGATCACCCATCTGGCCATGAACCTGCACGCCAACCCGAAGAAGGTGCTCGTGatcggcggcggcgacggcggtGTGCTGCGCGAGGTGCTCAAACACGAGTCTGTCGAGGAGGCGTGGCTCTGCGACATCGACGAAGCGGTCATCCGCGTGTCCAAGCAATACTTGCCGGAGATGTCGCGTTCGTACGAACACCCCAAGGTTAAGACGCACATCGGCGACGGCTTCCAGTTCCTGCGCGACTACCCGAACACGTTTGATGTCATCATCACAGACTCGTCGGACCCCGAGGGCCCTGCAGAGGCGCTGTTCGAGCAGCCCTACTTCTCGCTGCTGAACCAGGCGCTGACAGAGAACGGTGTCATCACGACGCAGGCCGAGTCGCTCTTCATTCACATGGAGATCATCAAGCAGCTGAAGGGCACATGCTCCCAATTGTTCCCCAACGTGGGGTACGCCTATGCATCTGTCCCTACCTACCCCTCGGGCCAGATCGGCTTCATGGTGTGCAGCAAGAACGCAGACATTGAGCTCAGCAAGCCATTGAGAACCATTTCCGACGAGCAAGAGCGCGAACTGTACAAATACTACAGCAAGAAGATGCACGAAGCCTGCTTCGTGCTCCCAACCTTCGCTGCTAAAGAACTAAACTAG